A single Filimonas effusa DNA region contains:
- a CDS encoding response regulator — MLLTTSKYIIIVCDDEELCRQLDQSLKEQPPVARTAIVNTLEQLHELIAQELPDTILLYLVQPECAPAQWIRKIRNEKAMDNIPLLSYSGEPDAPDLRELLS; from the coding sequence ATGCTACTTACAACGTCGAAATATATTATCATAGTTTGCGATGACGAGGAATTATGCCGCCAACTTGATCAATCGTTAAAGGAACAACCGCCTGTAGCGCGCACTGCTATAGTAAATACATTGGAACAACTGCATGAACTGATAGCACAGGAACTACCGGATACCATCCTGCTTTACCTGGTACAGCCCGAATGTGCACCGGCACAATGGATCAGGAAGATCCGAAATGAAAAGGCAATGGATAACATCCCCCTTCTTTCTTATAGTGGCGAGCCCGATGCACCTGATTTAAGGGAACTGCTTAGCTAA
- a CDS encoding RtcB family protein — translation MHNLKLKDLSRLGYTNNITRSLVINILSKHYKHHSKTELLALLTRIKAHPAEYTGDPVLGDIAATFVTAEEACIFQSFDLLQEAGQLKVYGGKNIEQTARAQMEVAMSLPVSVQGALMPDAHAGYGLPVGGVLAAKNAVIPYAVGVDIGCRMALSILEEGESFMKSHSWQMKTALKEFTHFGMEGGLDFRQEHEVLDHPSFHATSLLRRLHGKAARQLGSSGSGNHFVEFGTIELFEDNALGLPAKTYMALLSHSGSRGLGANIAQEYTRIAMDNCKLPRHAQQLAWLDLNSEAGIEYWMSMQLAGDYAKACHDQIHKNVLKSVGLKCLAKVENHHNFAWHEVLPDGSNVVIHRKGATPAHDNELGIIPGSMTTAAYLVAGKGVAQALFSAAHGAGRAMSRKRAKETTTVSALKKMLAQADVTLIGGSVEESPFAYKDIDAVMVAQQELVSIQGRFQPRIVRMNKE, via the coding sequence ATGCACAATCTTAAATTAAAAGATCTGAGCAGGCTGGGGTATACCAATAACATCACCCGTAGCCTGGTTATAAACATACTATCTAAACATTACAAACATCATAGTAAGACAGAACTATTAGCGTTATTAACACGTATCAAAGCGCATCCTGCTGAATATACCGGGGATCCTGTATTGGGAGATATTGCAGCCACCTTTGTAACCGCAGAGGAAGCATGCATCTTTCAATCTTTTGATCTGCTGCAGGAAGCCGGACAACTAAAAGTATATGGAGGAAAAAATATAGAACAAACGGCAAGGGCACAGATGGAGGTTGCGATGTCGCTGCCTGTAAGTGTTCAGGGGGCTTTGATGCCCGATGCGCATGCAGGTTATGGATTACCCGTTGGCGGTGTGCTTGCTGCAAAGAATGCGGTGATCCCTTATGCTGTAGGAGTAGATATCGGGTGTCGTATGGCGCTTTCCATTTTAGAGGAAGGTGAAAGCTTTATGAAAAGCCATTCCTGGCAAATGAAGACGGCTTTGAAAGAGTTTACGCATTTTGGAATGGAAGGAGGACTGGATTTCAGACAAGAGCACGAAGTGTTGGATCATCCATCTTTCCATGCGACGTCGCTGTTGCGGCGTTTACATGGTAAGGCTGCACGGCAGCTGGGTTCTTCAGGCAGCGGTAACCATTTTGTGGAATTCGGGACCATAGAGCTGTTTGAAGATAATGCGCTGGGATTGCCTGCGAAAACATATATGGCCTTGTTGTCGCATTCCGGCAGCCGTGGCCTGGGCGCTAATATTGCGCAGGAATATACCCGCATTGCTATGGATAACTGTAAACTGCCAAGACATGCGCAGCAGTTGGCCTGGCTTGATTTGAATAGTGAAGCCGGTATAGAATACTGGATGAGTATGCAGCTGGCAGGTGACTATGCAAAAGCTTGTCATGACCAGATCCATAAAAATGTTTTGAAATCGGTTGGACTGAAGTGTTTGGCGAAGGTGGAGAACCATCACAATTTTGCCTGGCACGAAGTATTACCTGATGGTTCCAATGTGGTGATACACAGAAAAGGAGCCACTCCTGCTCACGATAATGAGTTGGGGATTATACCTGGCAGTATGACCACTGCTGCTTATCTGGTAGCAGGCAAGGGCGTTGCACAGGCATTATTTTCTGCAGCCCATGGAGCAGGCAGGGCCATGAGCCGCAAGAGAGCAAAGGAAACCACAACGGTTTCGGCTCTGAAAAAGATGCTGGCGCAGGCCGATGTAACACTTATAGGCGGCAGTGTTGAAGAAAGTCCTTTTGCCTATAAAGACATAGATGCTGTAATGGTGGCGCAGCAGGAACTGGTTTCTATCCAGGGAAGATTTCAGCCACGTATTGTAAGAATGAATAAAGAATAA
- a CDS encoding response regulator produces the protein MAISTYESTHVLMAEDDDDDYMFFSLAVNELSVKVVLTRAENGDILFKLLEKDEEHPDMLFLDLLLPCKNGKDCLREIRANRKYDSMPIIVYSSLEDLQSIEFCYREGSNLYAIKPHSLVELKDVLEKIFSVNWKKMMYYPPKSSFVINA, from the coding sequence ATGGCTATATCTACTTACGAATCGACACACGTGTTAATGGCTGAGGATGACGATGATGATTACATGTTTTTTTCTCTGGCTGTAAACGAGTTATCTGTGAAAGTGGTTTTAACCAGGGCAGAGAATGGTGACATATTGTTCAAGCTGCTCGAAAAAGATGAAGAACATCCTGATATGCTTTTCCTCGACCTCCTGCTGCCTTGCAAAAATGGCAAGGATTGCCTGAGAGAGATAAGAGCAAACAGGAAATATGATTCCATGCCCATTATCGTGTACTCTTCTCTCGAAGACCTGCAAAGTATAGAGTTCTGCTACCGTGAAGGCTCTAATCTTTATGCCATTAAGCCTCATTCCCTGGTAGAACTGAAAGATGTTCTGGAAAAGATATTCTCCGTTAACTGGAAAAAGATGATGTACTATCCTCCTAAATCCAGTTTTGTGATAAATGCATAG
- the prfH gene encoding peptide chain release factor H: protein MGSYIIQITSGRGPVECCRVVAKVQERLLIQAKEMSIPIEVLENKKAGMRGTLVSATLLAHDNGLLETLIREWQGSVQWIAESPYRTMHKRKNWFVGVAAFEVQQKFRWDERQVRFETCRASGPGGQNVNKVETAVRGIHIPSGIQVLAMDSRSQLQNKKNCLERLKLKVMAWQAEQLTAQQQEQWQCHNELERGNPVKTIKERLL, encoded by the coding sequence ATGGGCAGTTATATTATACAGATAACATCGGGCCGCGGACCCGTTGAATGTTGCAGAGTGGTAGCCAAAGTACAGGAGCGGCTATTAATTCAGGCAAAAGAAATGAGCATACCAATAGAGGTGCTGGAGAATAAAAAAGCCGGCATGCGCGGTACACTTGTATCCGCTACCTTACTGGCGCACGATAATGGTTTATTGGAGACATTGATCCGTGAGTGGCAGGGATCTGTTCAATGGATTGCAGAAAGTCCTTATAGAACCATGCACAAACGTAAGAACTGGTTTGTAGGTGTAGCCGCTTTCGAAGTGCAACAAAAATTTCGCTGGGATGAAAGGCAGGTTCGTTTTGAAACATGCCGTGCTTCAGGACCCGGCGGGCAAAATGTGAATAAGGTAGAAACCGCTGTACGCGGAATACATATTCCTTCAGGTATACAAGTGTTGGCTATGGATAGCCGCTCACAGTTGCAGAATAAGAAAAACTGCCTGGAACGGTTAAAGTTGAAAGTAATGGCCTGGCAGGCAGAGCAGCTTACTGCACAGCAACAGGAACAATGGCAATGTCATAACGAGCTCGAAAGGGGTAATCCCGTAAAAACAATAAAGGAGAGGCTGCTCTAA
- the pflA gene encoding pyruvate formate-lyase-activating protein, whose translation MYFPLQDIEAAKLNIDDPGHLRIHSLETFGTHDGPGVRMVVFVQGCQFRCVYCQNPDSLDVKAGTMVEIDELVKRAKRQKNYFDEEGGVTVSGGEPLLQRSKLTTFFKALHAEGINTCLDTNGRLNDAGAHELLEHTDILLLDVKHINDEWHHKLTGLTNKNTLGLAAYRESTGKPMWLRYVLVPGWTDQPEYVEEWGRHFADYKTVQRVEIIPFHQLGAHKWELLKMDYPLKELSSPSDEVRQRTLAIFNKYFDNVILK comes from the coding sequence ATGTACTTTCCACTACAAGATATTGAAGCAGCCAAATTGAATATAGATGACCCCGGTCATCTGAGAATTCATTCTCTTGAAACATTTGGTACTCATGATGGCCCGGGTGTAAGGATGGTAGTGTTTGTACAGGGATGCCAGTTTCGTTGTGTTTACTGTCAAAACCCCGACTCGCTTGATGTGAAGGCAGGAACGATGGTTGAAATAGATGAACTTGTAAAGAGGGCGAAAAGGCAAAAGAATTATTTTGATGAAGAAGGTGGTGTTACAGTGTCCGGTGGTGAGCCTTTACTGCAACGCAGTAAACTCACCACCTTTTTTAAGGCCTTACATGCAGAAGGCATCAATACCTGTCTCGACACCAATGGCCGGCTTAATGATGCCGGCGCTCATGAACTTCTTGAACATACCGATATACTGCTGCTCGATGTAAAGCATATCAATGACGAATGGCATCATAAGCTAACAGGCCTTACCAATAAAAATACACTTGGACTGGCGGCTTACCGCGAATCTACCGGTAAACCTATGTGGCTTCGTTATGTACTGGTTCCGGGCTGGACTGATCAACCCGAGTATGTTGAAGAATGGGGTCGTCATTTTGCAGATTATAAAACAGTTCAGCGTGTGGAGATCATTCCTTTCCACCAGTTAGGCGCTCATAAATGGGAGTTGCTTAAAATGGACTATCCACTTAAAGAACTTTCTTCTCCTTCTGATGAAGTAAGGCAAAGAACGCTTGCTATTTTCAATAAATATTTCGACAATGTAATATTGAAATAG
- a CDS encoding GNAT family N-acetyltransferase, with the protein MSSNHIVVRKAIAELDLQAAFGVRHEVFVAGQGHASSLEQEGNEQSVHFVAMIDGIPAGAARYRQTGKGYKLERFAVLPSFRNRGVGDALVKAVLNDLQQYGLPVYLHAQLAAVSLYERNGFQKEGDIFVEAGLQHFKMVLKSIS; encoded by the coding sequence ATGAGTAGTAACCATATTGTAGTAAGAAAGGCGATAGCTGAACTGGATCTTCAGGCGGCATTTGGTGTGCGGCACGAAGTATTTGTTGCAGGACAAGGGCATGCTTCTTCATTGGAACAGGAGGGAAATGAACAGTCGGTACATTTTGTTGCTATGATAGATGGCATACCTGCAGGGGCCGCACGTTACCGGCAAACCGGGAAAGGGTATAAGCTGGAACGCTTTGCTGTGTTGCCTTCCTTCAGGAACAGGGGAGTAGGTGATGCGCTGGTAAAAGCAGTATTGAACGATCTGCAGCAATATGGTCTTCCTGTGTACCTGCATGCGCAGCTTGCTGCTGTTTCGTTATACGAACGCAATGGCTTTCAAAAGGAGGGGGATATTTTTGTGGAGGCGGGTTTGCAGCATTTCAAAATGGTGCTGAAGTCGATTAGCTAA